From a single Lolium rigidum isolate FL_2022 chromosome 7, APGP_CSIRO_Lrig_0.1, whole genome shotgun sequence genomic region:
- the LOC124676314 gene encoding mitochondrial import inner membrane translocase subunit TIM17-1-like: MTGSLLERDPCPDRILDDAGGAFGMGLVGGSAFHFLKGLYNSPNGARIVGGMQAARMNAPRLGGSFAVWGTLFSTFDCTAVYVRQKEDPWNSIIAGASTSGLLSLRKGLRSTVGGAIVGAAFLAGIEGAGIVINTFLAKQQNTPPLPADDPSVTIATCLPQAHVSYTDLSSSTSSFPGLPQLPVYPTEVASSSVSGSWFGSLFGKEEKKKASSSRGTSEILESFETPCPPIPSFDYK, from the coding sequence ATGACGGGGTCTCTTTTGGAGAGAGATCCATGCCCGGACCGCATCCTTGATGATGCTGGCGGGGCTTTCGGCATGGGTCTTGTAGGCGGTTCTGCCTTCCACTTCCTCAAGGGCCTCTACAACTCGCCCAATGGCGCACGGATTGTTGGCGGTATGCAGGCCGCGCGCATGAACGCCCCACGACTCGGCGGGAGCTTCGCCGTCTGGGGCACCCTCTTCTCCACCTTCGACTGCACCGCGGTCTACGTGCGCCAAAAGGAGGACCCCTGGAACTCCATCATTGCTGGTGCCTCAACTAGCGGGCTCCTTTCATTGCGCAAGGGCCTCAGATCCACTGTTGGAGGTGCCATCGTTGGCGCTGCCTTCCTCGCAGGTATTGAGGGCGCTGGCATCGTAATCAACACCTTCCTTGCCAAGCAGCAGAACACCCCACCGCTCCCTGCCGACGACCCCAGTGTTACCATTGCCACATGCCTACCTCAGGCGCATGTGTCCTATACTGACCTCTCAAGCTCGACAAGCAGCTTCCCAGGCCTTCCGCAACTACCCGTGTACCCTACTGAGGTTGCAAGCTCAAGTGTTAGCGGTAGCTGGTTTGGCAGTCTATTTGgtaaggaggagaagaaaaaggCTAGTAGCAGTAGGGGCACATCGGAGATATTGGAGAGCTTTGAGACACCCTGCCCTCCAATACCATCGTTCGACTACAAGTGA
- the LOC124676315 gene encoding mitochondrial import inner membrane translocase subunit TIM17-2-like, with protein sequence MGTPETSREPCPDRILDDVGGAFGMGAVGGSVFHFLKGTYNSPNGERLLGGAQAVRMNAPRVGGSFAVWGGLFSAFDCTMVFARQKEDPWNSIIAGAATGGFLSMRQGAAAAGRSALMGGCLLALIEGAGLMLNRVLAVPPPLPADDPAAAIGGFQGFPGLPQPAVIAPEVGTSSSDGGSWFGSLFGGKKEEDKKPSASGGKSEMLESFDTPSPPIPSFDYK encoded by the coding sequence ATGGGCACGCCGGAGACCTCGCGGGAGCCGTGCCCGGACCGCATCCTGGACGACGTGGGCGGCGCCTTCGGGATGGGCGCGGTGGGCGGCTCCGTCTTCCACTTCCTCAAGGGCACCTACAACTCCCCCAACGGCGAGCGCCTCCTCGGCGGCGCCCAGGCCGTGCGCATGAACGCGCCGCGCGTCGGCGGGAGCTTCGCCGTCTGGGGCGGCCTCTTCTCCGCCTTCGACTGCACCATGGTCTTCGCGCGCCAGAAGGAGGACCCCTGGAACTCCAtcatcgccggcgccgccaccggcGGCTTCCTCTCCATGCgccagggcgccgccgccgccggccgctccgCGCTCATGGGCGGCTGCCTCCTCGCGCTCATCGAGGGCGCCGGACTCATGCTCAACCGCGTCCTCGCCGTGCCCCCGCCGCTCCCCGCCGAcgaccccgccgccgccatcggcgGGTTCCAAGGCTTCCCGGGCCTGCCCCAGCCTGCCGTCATCGCCCCCGAGGTCGGGACCTCCAGCAGCGACGGCGGTAGCTGGTTCGGGAGCCTCTTCGGGGGCAAGAAGGAGGAGGACAAGAAGCCCAGTGCCAGTGGTGGCAAGTCGGAGATGCTGGAGAGCTTCGACACGCCCAGCCCTCCGATCCCATCCTTCGACTACAAGTGA
- the LOC124672787 gene encoding uncharacterized protein LOC124672787, with the protein MPRLPHVMLLSLIVEAKGHSFGASLLHVLRMCTNVRKLALAFDVSTEQLEEETGCPSGCVCDQPPNWKTEELQLSCLWNIEITGWRGAEKEVAFVERLFSWATALKEVRVTFHRSIIWKHRRGSPLDITNRL; encoded by the exons ATGCCAAGGCTCCCTCATGTTATGTTATTATCCCTGATTGTGGAGGCAAAGGGACATTCCTTTGGAGCTAGTTTATTGCATGTTCTCAGGATGTGTACTAATGTAAGAAAGCTGGCTCTTGCATTTGACGTCAGTACTGAGCAACTGGAG GAAGAAACTGGATGCCCATCAGGTTGCGTATGTGATCAGCCACCAAACTGGAAAACCGAGGAGCTCCAGCTGAGTTGCCTCTGGAACATAGAAATTACAGGCTGGAGAGGAGCTGAAAAGGAAGTTGCTTTTGTGGAGCGGTTATTCAGTTGGGCAACAGCGCTGAAAGAAGTGAGAGTAACTTTCCATCGGTCAATCATCTGGAAGCATCGCCGAGGATCTCCGCTGGACATTACTAACCGTCTCTAG